The genomic segment TACTTGATCCATGGTCATATTAAAAAGTccacacaggtttttttttcttcttctttgtacgTGTAAATCTGGACCGGAGAGCACTCAACAGCCATGTGACAAAGACAAAGTGAAACTATTTTTAGcctcatacagtacatgtggagTGGAAACAGGGTCCTGAAGGAACCTCAGACTTCCTAGCGTTTTACGAGATATTTGTCAAACATGCTGCTCTCTCTGTTATGCTTTCATGACACTTTGATTACATTATCCAGCTTCCCTGTAGATTAGCAGCCTTTGGGAGACACTGTGGTAGTTGGTTGAGCTAtagtctctcttttttttaattaaatgtgaaGGCAAATTATTTATCTTCATACACCATATGATGTACTAAATGATTCAATtgtcaaaagacaaaaaagtgcatctgttttttaaatctgtgaTCTAAATAAATCTGCTACTGTAGTTGTTTTTTCCAGTTTTGTCAGCAGCTACAGTTACCTTTTACCTACAGTTAAAAGCAGATGTGTGTTTTTAGTGAGCTACAGGACATACATGTAGAGGCCATACAGCCATAGCTACTGTTGAGGACACAGAGGTTGTATGCTTCTGTGAATTTGAAGGGTTTTGAGGCTGATTCTGATATTTTTTTAGGCTTAATATCAGAATACAGAACAGAACATCAGAAGATCTAACTGACAAAAGTCAAACAGATGTTTTATTCTCCACCACAATTATACTGCAACGTAGAGGCGGCATTAGAACAACATTTGGGGAGGCCAAactatacaaaatataattgaACCGttagattaataaataaatcttaaatgTTATTTCTTTAAATACTCTGGCTACAGGATTGTACATATATGTGTTAGAACTAAAAGCATTTAGAAGAAAAATGCTATTTTCCATTTTGTAACAATACTGTATAAATGTAACTGTCTAATGTCAGCTGCTTCTGAAATGTCTCATATATACTAAACTCAGCAGTtgcaatagattaaaaaaaggcTAAATTGTTAACGTTGTAAACAGCTTGTGCAAATCAAAATCATGCTCAGCAGTACAGTACTCTTATATTCCATTAACATACCTTATAGATATCAAGCTCTCCACACTCGTGGTCAAACCTGGTGTACAACTCACTGAGCATGGTTATCACTTGCATCGGGGTACAACGTGAGCAAACAGCCGTGAAGCCCACAATGTCGGAGAAGAGCATTGTTACTTGGTCAAACTTCTTGGCCTGCACCGTTTGGCCCTGCCACAGCTGCTGTGCCACAGTGCCGGGGAAGATGGAGAAGAGGAGGTCcactgtcttcttcttctcctcctccagtgCCTGGTGAGCGTGCTCCAAGGCTGCCTTGGCCTTCCCCAGACGCTTCTTCAAACCGTCCTGGGCTTTGGCCTGTTCACCAACCAGCACTACGTCACGCAGTGCGTTATGAATAGGGATGTCTGACAGGTAGAGGCCGCAGCCTGTTAGCTCCTCCAGCTTGTCCACACATGGTGAGCCCAGGAACAAGATGGCGTTGGACTCTGAAACGTAGATCATCTGACCTTTAAGGTCCATGAGCTGAAAGGAAATATTAGATGATGAGAAAAGTTCATTTTTGTGGAATTTGCTAAACTTAGTTGGAATGTAAATATTGGGTCTAGCTGTCCTCATAGCCTGATGACTTTGTTTTTTGAAAGAAGACTGATTAGGATTACTGTGTAGGCTACATCCTGGAGCAAATGTCTCCTATTATTTAGTACTAGTTATTCTTATTATATGTACACATTTCCCACAGCCAAACAAGGACAATGTTTTTTCGCTCTCAGTGGCATCTGTGCACTTGTAAATATACAATGCATAAATACATATACTCCTTAAGGCATAGTagacatttaaacatttgacataaagAAAACCAAATTTGGATTCTGCCTGGTATTTATAAAAGggaagctgtatacagcagtCCGTCAGCTACAACAGTAAACAACGTCAAAAGGTTTATTTATGTTCCAGtggaacacatttatttttaaacactttCTAACCCAAGTACATTTTTTACTAGCCATGGtcgaaatatctcaacaactgttgctgtaaaatgtagtacagacATTCATTATTCCCAGAGGATGACACCTACTGACTTtagtgatcctctgacttttcttctataggccaccatgaggttgacatttgtggtttaaaGGTAAATTTCtcgacaactattggatggattgccatgaaatttggtggtACATACGTCTTTTTGGACTTAAGTGATCTCCTGACTTTTTATCTACCGCCATCATGAGGTCAAAGTTTCATTGCGTCCAGCACTTTAGTTTATGAATAAATCCATTCAAAATGTAGGACATTCCCATCAGCATTTACTGTACTTTAAAATACTAATGATAAATAGTATGGGAGCAGTGAGAACCCTACTAATGTATCATACAATAGCTTGAAGTATTTAAGGATTCAGCATTAAAAACAAAGGCACTATTTCGAGGCAAATACTTCCTACCTTCTaactttttatgttattattactatgaCACCTCCCTTGAATTACATTTACGTCACCACGACAGCTAAAGATTAAACAATATTTTGGGACCTGAATTTTTATCACTTGGTTTTCTTATCaaagcctcacagagccacgAGTGTGCCTGTAAACTGTTAGTCTTCTTAACTGTTATAACAACAATAGCTATGGGTACAAATTCAGCTTCAGGAAAAATTTTAAATTTGTAACATAAGGAATGTTGAACGTGTCACTTCTGTtggtcatgtttgtgtgtagtAGACTTGTCAGCTGAGTAATACATAATGAGCCCCAGATGAAAGAGACTGAGACACCTGCTGATATTTACCTGTTTAAATTGGGCGCTGTAGCTACTAGCAGTAAATCTACCACTGGAACACTAGTGGTATAAGGGGAGGTATCTCTGGCTGAATGCTGTGATACCACTGCCATGTTTACTCActaataatttaatttttattgtCATGGCAACCAATTGCTGTGCACCATCACATAAATAGCACGAGCATGGCTGTGCCTTTGATGGATAAAATGGTTTGACATTTGCTTCTGATCTCCGCTGGGGGTCAAATGTTGATCTTTACCTCAGGCCTAGTGCACCCGAGTACAACACTAATAAGCCCGACTGCTTATAAATAGCATGATTTTTTCTCTCTATCTTACTATCAAGACAACGGCCGGAAGACCTTTTCCACCTCATTAGTCAGTGACGTCACTTCTCAGGTTGTTTCTCCCAGACATGTCGACATACCTTCCCTGTGTTATCTGCGATGGAGACTCCATGCTTGATCCGAATGATAAACTGTGTGTTCAGCATGGTCAGAATCCCTTGAAAGGTACATTTGATCTGCGGAGAGACAATAGAAAAGTGTTCTTGGAAGGTAGCAGACCTCCTCAGTCCATCTTTCCTGAACAGTCTCTTCCTGAGCCCGTGTCCTATTTGTACCAGACCCAGGTCCTTGTCCAGGATCAGATGAAAAGGGAAGATGGTGGAGAACAAAGAGGTAGGAAGGGTCCCAGCTGAAGTAGCCCGCAGCGGACTGGGGGTCAGATTTTTCGCATCCTTAACTGCAACTGTGTACAGAAGACTGGGCTGCGGGCTGGACTGCAAGATGCTGTCTTTAGCACTGGGGGTGTCAATCAACACATCCACAGTGGTGTGATACAGCAGGCGCGCTGCAGCTTTGATGACTCCAGGGAAGAAGAGCTCAGTGGTTGGACGGGGGTTGAAGAAATAGACAGTAAGCAGACCCGCATCCTTGTCTAAGCACAGCACCGAAGGTTCGTTTACACAATTCTCTCTGCCCGGGTTGGGCGGCGTACTCTGTTTCAACAAAACATTGAAGCTGTTGAGGAAGTCGTGGAGAGCTCCCCCCACCACCCTCAAAATGTGTCCGTCCTCCTCATAACACATGTTGAAGAGCTCCTCGCCAAGAGCAACTTTCAAAGCTTCCATCTGGATTGCTATTAGACAAATGAAGGGAAACAGGTAAAGCTGTAAAGCCAAACAATACCCagcattttaaaatttaaattacaCATTTAATAATTTGAGCTTCAAATTTGGCATTACCCGTTTTGGTTGAGTAAATGTTCATCATTTCCACTAAATGTTCCGGTTCATCACTGCAACTCTGATAGTCTGTACAGCAAACTATTGGACTGCAAGACGACAAATCAAAGTCAGACGCGTTAAACAACTCAGTGGAGCATGTTTTTGTTCAAGACATCAGACAACAGTTGCAACTAtctattatttttgttattagtCAATCTGCCAAACATTTTCACAATTAATCGACTCGTTGTGTTGcctagaaaaaaaagtgaaagatgGCTGTTATAATTTCCCAAACCTCAAGTCTTCctatgtcttgttttgtttgtctgaccaacagctCAAAACGATATTCCATTTACTATCATATATGACCAGAAAAAAGCTGCAAAATCTCAAATTTTTGGAGAATTTCATTATCTGTTTGTCAATTTCTGTAATGTGTTTTCCAGCAGATTTGTAAGGGATGTCTCTCTACCTCCGGGTATAGCAGCATCACACCTTATTGTTGTCATCATCATTTGTATCAAGAGTAGCAAGATACATTTGTAAGGGATTCTTGAGGTAAACAGAGAGTAAATGGCTCTGTAAAATCGTAGtatcattattgttattaggAATACAAGCTGTGGTGGGTACAGGCCTACTTATAATTTACaacagcagtagtagtaatTGTAACAGTCTAGGAGGAGTATAGTTGTTATTGGCAACTATATAAAAACACGCATTACCTCTCAGAGTCCCTGGTTTGATCTGATAGTCTCATCATTCGTTGGAGGGCAGTGTGCAGCCTTTGAAACTGTATGACAAAGTGTTAAAGGTCATCGTCTGGTAAGACTGAACAGCAGCTTTAATTAAAGGAGCGCCCacaaatactttaaaaaaaaagcatcattaCCATTAAACCATTAATCTTAATAAACAGTCATGATGTCTGAGCGATAAGGCAGACATGCGACAAACACAACTGCAGtcaagatgtttttttcttcataaataAATCTATGTGAAACATACTGTAGCAGTTGCATGATGTGAATATTCATGAATATAATATAACTCACCTCTGGACATGCCAATTTTCGGATGCTCTCCCCAAGTGTATGCAGGTTAACTTTGGCTCTGATTGTTTTCTGTTGAGGTAGATCCTCACCTATTTTTCCGTGCACATCCTTAGAAATGGGCAATAAATCCGCGGCGCCAGTTGAGCGCTCCTCAAAGTCTCCGAGCTCATTATTTTGGGCGCTAGTGGAGAAAGGACACTCTCCTGGTAtcttcagctctttcagcttcGCGCAGAACATCTTCCCCGCTGTATAATCTCCTGGCTCTGCTCTTCTTATCTAATTTCGGGAGGAGACAGACCTGGTCTCTGGGAGAAATTCCATCATCTGGTGTGCTTATCCAGAATACCTTCCTCCTCGCGACCCGCTGATTCAAATGATCAGCTCCAAAGATAGAGACCGCATACAATATTCATTGAAAACTGCACGGGCAAATGATTGCAGGGAACTATCATTGCCAAAAGCCAATGAGAAACTGGAGAAAAAAGAGCAGTAGGCCAATCCATGTGCAAGTGGGGCTGGTGTAGCTCAACAACCTATCAGCAATGAGACATTATTTCCAAGCGACTCCTTGCATGCagtagacttttttttattgagatCAGCCTACAGACTGGGTCCCATAATACGAGACTGGTCCCCCGATTAACGAATAATCCTGTTTCTGTTAAATGTTCACTTAGGACTACGTGCACGTGCCTGTGGTGTTCTAGCCGGTGTGTTTAGTCTTTTTGGTGATATTGATTTTTCAAGCTATATTCCTACAGAATACTAATAGTTTCAAATTTGTATTTGATATgatttcactcacacacacacacacacacacacacacacacacacacacacacacacacacacac from the Perca flavescens isolate YP-PL-M2 chromosome 2, PFLA_1.0, whole genome shotgun sequence genome contains:
- the gucy1a1 gene encoding guanylate cyclase soluble subunit alpha-1; its protein translation is MFCAKLKELKIPGECPFSTSAQNNELGDFEERSTGAADLLPISKDVHGKIGEDLPQQKTIRAKVNLHTLGESIRKLACPEFQRLHTALQRMMRLSDQTRDSESPIVCCTDYQSCSDEPEHLVEMMNIYSTKTAIQMEALKVALGEELFNMCYEEDGHILRVVGGALHDFLNSFNVLLKQSTPPNPGRENCVNEPSVLCLDKDAGLLTVYFFNPRPTTELFFPGVIKAAARLLYHTTVDVLIDTPSAKDSILQSSPQPSLLYTVAVKDAKNLTPSPLRATSAGTLPTSLFSTIFPFHLILDKDLGLVQIGHGLRKRLFRKDGLRRSATFQEHFSIVSPQIKCTFQGILTMLNTQFIIRIKHGVSIADNTGKLMDLKGQMIYVSESNAILFLGSPCVDKLEELTGCGLYLSDIPIHNALRDVVLVGEQAKAQDGLKKRLGKAKAALEHAHQALEEEKKKTVDLLFSIFPGTVAQQLWQGQTVQAKKFDQVTMLFSDIVGFTAVCSRCTPMQVITMLSELYTRFDHECGELDIYKVETIGDAYCVAGGLHRESETHAVQIALMALKMMELSDEVMTPTGEPIQMRIGVHTGSVLAGVVGVRMPRYCLFGNNVTMANKFESCSQPGKINISPTTHRLLKNRPEFVFVPRRRLELPANFPEDIPGVCYFLEAPYKTDSEVKSSC